AGCCAAGctccatacatgtatatacatgtataatgattcGCCTGAAAATCAGGGGATTTTAAAACTATTACATTGTTTACATTGATATCATATGTATATTAAAAGGCCGTTTAAGAAAGATGTGGAGATAAATGATATTATATTCAGGCCAAAAgtcttaaaaatgatttatttctttgAGCATTTAACGTCTAGTTTTGTGTAGTCTTTATATCTAGTTTTTCGATCTCTAATCTCAATCTCAAATCAATCTCAAATCTCAATCTAGATCTTATAATAGAGTACCATTTTATATGGTCCATAGATTTTGTGTTTAATGATCGACGTTTAATAAGTATCTTATCGAATATCAAATATCTATAACATGTCTCCTTGAACAAAGTAATAAAAGATGTTTAGCTctatatgtacatttttaaaaattttataaattaaatgtagaTTTTAGTGCCGcagtaaatttgttttaaagttactTTTTTCATAGAATAGTGATATATTTTTCGCGTATGTATTTGGGTGCAATTGTAGTCGCGCATTGTACATTATAGTATATATTTCTCGACTTACGACAATTTCATAACATTATGCTGCAAATTAAAGAGAAGTGGAATTGTATGCCATACGCttgttttcaacatttatttttcttgtaGATATTCGATTTTTACTGACCCTTGCAAGCAGAACAGGTGCAAAATTTGCGCcggggaaaaaataaaatttcgtcATGTGACCTAAAATAATGCTTTTAATGTTTATTAATATCTCTTCAGTTTAAATGCTGCTTTTAAAATAACACACGATgtcatatacaaatgtacactGCACTCTAAGAAGAGACAATGGGATACCACATACATAATACTATATATACAAATCAAATCCACAAAAATAACCCAGACGAATGTGTTGAAACTAAGACACCCAATAAAATGGGTTCTACTGCACTAAATAAGATGGGTGTAAAATAATGGTACTACACTAAACAGAATAGATATGAATTTCTGATCAACAAAATGTTTTAgcggaaaataaaacaaaattacacaTTAAACCTAAAGGACCTATTTCCAAAACTTTATCCCAAAACTCTGGAATTGTTTCAAGAACTCTACTTGTCAAGTGTTCGAGAAGTAGGTGTCTACCACGTCATGGCGAGTCACCAGAAACATGAAACGACCCACAGCATATGGAAAAAGCCTATCACAAGCTAATGGTTATGGATACAAGACAGAAACACTAAGAAGCTTTCGCTCCTTTGTAAAGAACAAGCAATTCGACAGTTGTGGTATATCCCTTCTTAGATCAAAATTTGTCGTCCACAGCGACCTGCAGGCCAAGGCGACTCTCCTAAGCAACCAGTTAAGTGGAGAATTAAACACTGAAGATGTAAGTTGTTCATTTTGCTTTTGAATTACGTGAATTAGAAGAAATAATCAactaaataaatgtattatttacTACAAATATAAAAGCGAAGTTGATACCTATACTGATTCTggattataaaatatttgatacgACTAGAAATGGAAAGAAATTGGTATGTACATAAAAAAATGCCCAAATTTTCAGAAATGTCAAAAGTGTTTTATAACTTCAAAATAACTTGCTTGTCTAatgataaaagtaacaaaaacagcACGACACACCTCAGTTACATTTGTATTAACTGTTTCCAATTAACCACCAAGCAAAAATAAGGCTAATGGAGCCCTCAAACACATACATGATTCTTGAAAAGCAAATGAAATGATATGATGTAGGGTTCCTTATAAACGTTTATTTTGTGCAATAGTAATAAGCTGATAAAACTCAGATGTTATGATATCGACATTATGTTACTCAACAGATCAGAGAAAAAAGGACCTTCAAAAGGTAAAATGTACCTAATGAAACGAATTTCACATAGAAATTACGTTGCTATATTATATGTAAACCAAAATGGAGGCCACTATTAGCATTGTCAGTGTTAGCCTTGACAGGCATACAAAAGactttgaaatgaaaaatgagagtacatgtatatgcataaaTAACACAGGAGTgtttaccactgaccgttcaaaggcggtgccccactgtgttcctatattttttgtctttgtatgtgtgtgtgcccACATACGTACATATACTGCTACAGGGACACGGTTAGAGAGGTCTGCGTTTTTAAACGTAACTTTTTCTAATGAATATATATCCTTATAAAACTGGTACATGTACTTGTAGCTTCCTCGCTAGGCGTTGGGGCATTTAGTAAGTaggtagtaaataaatttgctgtatgtcctgtatataataaaaatctcTGAGAGCTGTGACACATACAACCAGTTCCATCTTAAACTGAATTATTAACCTTATGTTCAttaatgacctataaaccacaaaaaataaaaaacacttgaCACCAAGAAAAGTAGTGATCATTTATTTTCTAACAAAGAGTTTTTGTCTGACAGGCCAATAACATTATGGAATATGTTGCAAACTGAGCGCTATTTCTCTTCAAACTGGTTTGCAACACTCTGCCATTCTTGGTTGGGGTTTGGtacctttaaaaataaagaaaaaaacattacatttcagGATTCACAGACTGGAGATGAGGAAGCTGAGGAGAGAGACACTGAAGACACCCAGATCCCAAAACCAAAGAAGCATAAGTCTGGACCTGCAGCAGCTATGGCAGAGGCTGTGAATGTTCTGTCTGAGATAAGAACAAGGTTTTCACAGGGAACATCAAGAACAGAGGATACTAACACAAACGATGAAGACACAGTTTttggaaaatatctaaaaaacgAATGAATTACGGAAAATCAGAGATCCTTTTCTAAAGAATAATGTTCGTTTGAAGCTGCAAACTGTAATTTTTGAAGCACAAGAGCAAGCCCGTTCTACACCAAGCATGACAACAGAACGCCAAATGTGGAGACCTCAGGTTGCAGACAATATGTCACCACAGGCGACAGGAATGAGAAAAATTTCTAGTTTGCTTTCTGTTCATGGGAATGAATCAAATGAAAGTTCTCAGCAATTATATTCTGCTACTTACGCTAACTTGTAAATCAAAATTAATCAGACTCATATATTATGTAATACGCAAAGAATAACATTTAAATGAACAACTGAAATTCGTTACCTTGATATAGGTATTTCTAAGAACATTGTATATTGCTTGGCAAGTTTCAGGAATTATTTCAGAAACAGTTGTCGCTGGAACTCTGTACAAGTATTGTAGTGTTGCATAACTGTCACCTGAAAAAAGAGCAAAGTTTCGTAATCTCCTTTATAATAGTAAATTGCAAATCGctgtatcaaaatatcaataaaaatgaagataaaaagGAAATGTTTTATTGTACTGTAATGATATGCACTGGTATCAGTTTAGAATACGAATATTGTTTTTACCTGTTGCAAGATAGCGTAGAGTCAAAGCTAGTCGCTCAGCTGCAGAAATAGAATTCCTCATAAAGGTATCTTTCTTCTTGATCAATGGTGTCACCAATTCTAACAGCTCAGTAAAAGTATCTTTATCCATTCTCACAAAATTCTTGTACGACCTTGGGTCTTCCTGCCTCAGTTCCTGCATTAGTGCATGGTAAGCTCCGTATTGTCCTCTACGTGCAATCCAAGGGCGAACCCATTGTCTACCTCGTAAACGATCTCTATGTTGCAGGTTAATTGCCGACATAATCATAATTACACACACAATTGCAATAATTCCATCTACATCCTGTATGGGATCCATTTTGGAGGGAATATTTTTGGAGGTAAACTCTGTGATTTTTAGGGAGTGGAATACTCtctgcatgtgaaaagtgtacaattttaaaattgtacatctttgagataattggtgttgtacaactaaAACCTATCGTCTGTACACTGCATTTTTTTTCGAATGAGAAATTTCGTGAATGAAATTCCATAATAATGTTTCATTTATGTATagatttaatgttgttgtttacatgtttttatcattggtgttagatttttgaagcaacccgtaaAATATTTCTTCGttacttcttttttgttgtgggcctactttgcgatgcatggctctattgctgtgtttggggtgttttgtgcttcctggaaatctacccttaccttttatcgtctaatgatttttattcgatcatttgaaaaaaaagttacattaaAACAGATAATGATACTCGTCCACTAACTTATTTCTACAGGTGTTACACGTATTAAGGTTTATTGGTATCCTTGTTCAATGTCCAGTTTCAACGGATAATCTATGATTTCGCGTGATTATTTTTTCTGTGACTTCTGGAACTTGCATTGTCTATTCTGATTCCGCTATTTGGAGTACCGACAGCTGCTACTGGGGACTTAGGAATAGTGGGTTCATTGACACGTGCCGCTTGTTCTACCTGTGTAACATTTCCCAGGGGTAGACTCAGTATTGAGGGAAGTTTCTTAAATTCATCTACATTAATTGCAGTATTTCTTACTTTGTTATCAAACTTCATTCTATTTCTACCACTAACTACCCTTTTCAAGTTTGCCTGAACACTTCTACTTAAGGAACATAGCCTGTTTTCTAGTCCTTCTGTTGCTCTGATTTTGACATGTTTCAAGTGTGCATTGATTTCTGGTATAATAGGGAGCAGACAAGTACGTAGGAACTTTCGAGTCAAGTTTAGTGTTACATTTCTACTTGTTGAAGAAGAACAAATTGATAGGTTCACATCTTTCAATGGAGTACTTTCCATGTTGATAGCAGGGTGATATCTCGATATCGGAGAGAGTAATCTCCAACATGCATTACTTCATTTTTACTcggcaaacaaaacaaaaacaggaatttattaaataaattagaAAGTACAGCTGCAGTGGATGTAGAGCCAGTCTACACCATTTAGTTTTTAGCATATttatataacaagaaaaaaaaaacaacttcatggCTCCATATAATAGACTCGCTGGTGTTGCTATCTAGTGATAATGAAATCTTTATTTACGTTTCCTTCATGTACAATACCGCaggtataaaatttcatttcaatacataaataaaattagtaCATGACCATTCACTTTTGAACTATAGAGACTAtcacaaaatattacaatttcaaCATACACATAAGTAGCAACAATTAGTTCACTTCCCGGTAGAGGTTGAATTAAAATCGTGGAGATAATACAAAGAGTGAAAAATGCAGAAAGGTAGAATATGAACTATggaagtacagcttgcattaaaaaaggagaaaaaacaatttgatatttctaTACTTGGtcacacattatttcttgtatgttTTCCCTGTTTTTGGTAGTTGCTCCGCCTTCCTGAATGTGTGAAATCCATTGTAgtcggaacaatgaatactcattaattttgtacttcTTCATGAGtggaccatttttttttcagttatgaaataatatgaaaataagttggttacttttttgaaaatcccttgtcattggataaaaaagatGTTAGAACTAtaagttctttaacgacgatattttcagttttacttagGCTAAAGAACAAATCTCTGTCATCTAGAAACTTAGAAAAGTCTACTTCAAGAGTGTGAAatggtttcaaacttaaaaaaaatggcGGGTATTTGCTCAAATGATCGCATATATCATCAGGTAAATGGCTTtttggatatgtgcatgcatcagttcaaTGTCTACACCACGCACGGGTTTGCATTTCAGCGTCGTAGATTTCAAATTTTTGATATTATTGAAGGTATGAAATGGTCAtttgcatgttttgatatttgaacgtGCTTGCTTCTTgccaatttatttttaattactatGATCAAACTAAAACTAAACCCTTAAATAAAACGAAACATTTATAATTATGCAGACCTTCATAAAAGTTTGGTTTGCATGTTTCACAAATGATGTTGTAAATATCCTAATAGGACTAAATCGTGCTCTTTTTTGCTGCAAACTTGTGTTTCAAGCAATTTCGAACGCATATTTTGGAAATGGTGTACAACTCTTTACGTGTACATTTTTGCAGCATTACGCTGCATTACGTattgatgttttgaaataaaaaattgttttgatagaaaacCTAAAAATTTGAGTGCAATGTGCGACTTACAATTGAATGCACTGACTTTAACTTAAACGCTTTTAGACAAAATCaatgatttatattatttcataaatctCATAATCTCAAAAATCACaataatgtgaaaataattagaattttcttttcatataatCAGTATGTTAACTTCAACCCTATACGCTGCTTCATCAAACATTTCAGTGCAGTCTGCTTTACTAACTTGATGTTCCACTCAATAACTCACCTCCTCACTACATTCCAGATGATACTACATACTACATACCTAAGTTTACTCCACTTACTGGATGTCAGGGTTACGTTTAAAGAATTTGTCACTTATTCCATTTGTCtaatagtatttatatattatattaagaaCATAAGCATGGTATACTTACTGGATGATGACAACCTGTATTTTGTGATAAGATCCTAGATAAATTTGaagaatatatatgttttaagcATGTAGGTATCAGTTGCTTCTTTTTGGTCCCTGATACACTGATACAGTCTGTCTGTTTCCAAAAGCTAAAGGCATGTGTGTGTATATATTGTGTAATATCTACATATTGTTCTTTTAGTACTTTTAGTAGATGGCGATTTTACTGTGAATTGTATAGaatccttttaaaagttttagtgatAGAATATTAATATGAAACTATATTAAAGTTCAATTCTGTAATAGATGTTTGTTCTCCTAGTCTCTCATATTTCTGTTAAGAAAGGTTTGCAtgaaaatttttatgtaaatgtaacTGTATTAAATTTGTATTCATGCAGAGTGAGActataataaacatatcttatcttatcttatcttatgatAGTTTGAAGACGAATTTCCATCACGATATAAAAATGTCCTAAAATTTAGAAAACGAAAAGCAAAAAAAGtccaataggagagatcgtgtttgtacacaaatccgttgtattttctatttttagaactgataagacagtgatcgggtgggcaaaAGCCCAACGTCCATGTtttctttcttaaaacacaaattatatcaataagtttttatcaatggaaaggttataaaataagcaatttattaattacttttaattggTGTTTCGAAATAAAGTGGATTTATTATGAaagcttaacttacagtgttttttctaaaagttctgaacatcactacgccgctattaaaattatgtgtcatttaaaactgttaatattcatttataaaagatatttgaatacgaaaatatgaaaattgtaagtatttcaaaactttttgaattttcaaaattcataaatgagcgaaaaaatattaaaagttaaaaagtccgatcccatacacaaacgatgtaaaaaaatttgttttgcccaccaccagataaacggGTATTTATGTGTGACGTCACGGAGATCTCTCCTATAAACCACCCAATGAAGAGGTGCCggatatcctttcgactacctcTATCGCACTCCGACGCGCTACCTGAGTCGCCGAATACAGACAATATTTTGGGGGTTCTACCTTACcactactgttttgcaggcgggaTACCGGAGACGACtcatacgtaccagaaaaataaTAGGAGTGCTCATTTCCATAGtacataatgcagtatttgggtaaaaatcgTATTTTTTCCCAATTGCAAATAGAaggaattaccaaaaatatactacatttttacgctgcggtaatttttatgtaaaaaggttgctgcactatggtagttatgtccattgtatgttatttgtataattaatctgtggcacaacttataatttcttgttttctgcaatagtctactatggtataTACGATAAAACAtgcagttaatgttatttattaaaagtcacatatgtAAACGGACACTGCATCACTATGGCAGTACaagctattttgtgtgaatatgtattaatacgctgctgCACTGTCTTGAGTTTCGCATGAGTATTTCCTgtattaaactactgtggtattCGGCAGAATAAAGAAGTATAATCcggtaactttctcagcactgtggaagtgccCCTAATTCCATGTCATGTGTATAACTACAAAACTCTACTATATTCCTTAGTAATGGGGTGAGTAAAAACTACACTGTCTCTTGCTGATCTGGCTTAACCATTTACTGACTCTATTAAAAGAAAGAGTAGATCATTTGTATTTAAAACCATTGTGTGTCTTTTCCGGATATCCTACCTTGCCACACAAATTCTGCAAAATGATATCCATAAAAATAACTATTTATTACTACACCattatttcatatcataattatcaaattaatagaATGAACAAAATACAAAGGCTATCACTTCAGAtaaagatctcagttggtcaaagTACACAAATATTATAACTGCAAAAGTAAATAACTCACCAAGAATCAGCAAAAGAAATGtcgaaacaacaaacaaaaaagtcaaAGAAACAGCATATAACACCTTTATATCCGAACAAAACTTGATGCAGCACTATCTGACATTCATCACATAAATTTCAACGAGTATAATCAGCAGACCGATACGTATGCAACAACTATAATCAAATAAGCAGTATCATCTGAAAGACTTTAACTGTCAAACCCTTGAAAATCGCAGTTTCCAAACCTCTCTCTCATTATATTCTAGAAAAAAGAACATTATCTTGTTGAAACTTAGCTCGATAATGTCATACAAAATGGAATCTAATATATTTGCCGTAAGAAATCTAATATATTAGATTCCACAATGTCACACCCAGTATGCAAACTGTTTGTTCTTTTAACCATGCGTCCTTTGAATAACACCGTTTTACTAACAAGAGGAGCACATATGCCCAAATTTGACCTCCTGGGTATTAAAATACGACATGACAATATGAAGCCACATTCCACAATGTGTTTGTATTATATCTATACCCGCACTGGATTCTCCTGAGCTTTGTGATTGGCAGAAATATGATAGCAAGGTATCAAACTGTAGCTGGGCACATACACTTTGTACCGATGACACATTAAATTTGGGAGCAGTAGTACGCTAAATATAGTACTAAAACGGACATTTCTTATacataataatatacatgtataattatgtgttcATAGAAAACAACCCGAATTCGGTACATGGATTTGTTCTTTGCAATCAACACTgagatggtcctagaagaccaacgGCTTACTTACATAAcgggttttctatttttcagatttcatttatctttggttaaatttcatctTATGTACGACGAAGTGCGTAATACCATTTTAAGGAAAAATAGTAGGAAATAGCATGGTTTGTTTTGAAGGGGTGAAATTCTACTGAAGACTCTGCAAGACCACGTACTCAAGTAGATTTACTTCACCAAAGGACAATTTTAGTCACAAAAAGATATTTTCAACTATTGCTGAATACTAGTCAAGTCCGAGTAGATGGAAGAATGCAGTCACTTCGATCCAGTATACAGGGAAGGCCAAAAATCCGAGGCTAGCAACaccttaaaggcactcgctacagtttttccagacgggtcgatatttaccccaacaccgtgccaatttggttgtgtttctaatcgatgtacctcactacagagttggagcggttttctgcgcatgcccggaagtgattatctaatgtcgcgtacggcaaaaattcgcaaattattgtatgttcgcaggcatttaatgtaaaatatgtataatatactgactaaatgttagggtaagtatcaccatggttacaaaatatatacatttaaagtacatttagttcaaattgcttcaatccgacatatactggagtctgtaatttataccggcgctcgaactctgcattgagtcacagctgtttctaatcccgtaccgtacccataccgtacatccgtattcgtaaactataggtttttttcagagaaaggcggaaactttcatcgttctatgatatcaaaatgcttcagaaacaccttaaaatcctcTTATTAAGatatctgccgtttgataatttgatatatctctaagtcatttgctcaaacactgaaagagtatttcgtaccaacttgcgttgtataaatgcccgccacaccccacctcgttgtaatttgatttaagcgaaatctaatatggtgacctatcaattttcgttttgttttagattaggtagacattaccaaaggtatgtgcagagtttgattaaattctattatgtgaaactcgataaaatagcagaagtaccaacttaattaaaattgacaaaaatatgcaaaatagcccttgggtctgctgaacaagtattcctttctctacaaaatcattttcttttgatttctctgagcatgtttcaaatagatatattattttccgttataaaaatgcttagatatcaaatttgtgctgattattgtacttcactgaaatatattttaggattatagaaattttgaaaaatgttaaaaatcgcaccatatctaggggcaaattaaattgaaacaaaagtggtgacctagtatttttatttcatttttcaatacatcataacaagatcttttaatacaaaacatttcatcaaaatctattattgagaaaaaaattacggaACTGTAGAGAGCGTCCTTAAAATGCACTGCCTTTTAAATGATGGAACGTATTTTAGTTTCTAACATCTCGTCCTACTTGGACAAAAATGATCCATTCAGACATAACCAATATTGTTTAAGTTCAGAGCTTATCTGAGAAACAAAACTTATCACTATTTACGCTACAAGCCTTCGAGAAGCTAGAGAATGGCCAGCAAACTGACAATCATGGTAACGTACTTTGCTAAACTCCACTGGGAGTCCATCTATTAGCATCAAAGAGCACAAAGTCATTACTTAAAAACTGGTACTAAAGTATCGTTATTGACCGCTGTCCGTCATGCCGTCTACCTGTTCTCTCTGCAGTTCCTCATAGTTCAGCAATATGCCCCTGTCTCTTCCTGATTTACCTTAACCATTTACCGACACTATTAAAAGAAACAGTAGATCATTTGCATATAAAACCATTGTATGTCTTATGCGGAAATCCTAATTTGTTACACAAATTCTGCAAAATAATCTCCATTACCTAGAAGCATAGGGAATGACTGGTCAATGAAGTTTAACCCTGAAAAATA
Above is a genomic segment from Mercenaria mercenaria strain notata unplaced genomic scaffold, MADL_Memer_1 contig_4166, whole genome shotgun sequence containing:
- the LOC128553673 gene encoding uncharacterized protein LOC128553673 yields the protein MDPIQDVDGIIAIVCVIMIMSAINLQHRDRLRGRQWVRPWIARRGQYGAYHALMQELRQEDPRSYKNFVRMDKDTFTELLELVTPLIKKKDTFMRNSISAAERLALTLRYLATGDSYATLQYLYRVPATTVSEIIPETCQAIYNVLRNTYIKVTNFSCSFKCYSLRIT